One region of Syntrophobacter fumaroxidans MPOB genomic DNA includes:
- a CDS encoding TraR/DksA C4-type zinc finger protein, whose amino-acid sequence MMDKRDILYLRNMLIVRRKEISDRVNRLAAVWKGVEPAIELEEEAQKASITEPYQRLDANRKKEVEQIDLALGKIAIGEYGICESCGDDIALKRLEAIPWARLCVDCARDFEQRHETLPETTEVLAAARLPDLYHELSYEQIVKLIRERLHALKNVDDSDLRIYVRRGAVTLEGVVPGEAEHQAILRTLMGEMRFASVVDRLEVEESQVEHNDDANAEVEEPDETEVEELLIEEGGIAEGLFEGQGDDSPYADGDERM is encoded by the coding sequence ATGATGGATAAAAGAGATATTTTGTATCTCAGGAATATGCTGATTGTGAGGCGCAAGGAGATTTCGGACCGCGTCAACCGTCTGGCCGCGGTCTGGAAGGGTGTGGAGCCGGCCATCGAATTGGAGGAGGAGGCCCAGAAGGCGAGCATCACCGAGCCTTATCAGCGGTTGGATGCAAACCGGAAGAAGGAGGTCGAACAGATCGACCTTGCCCTGGGCAAAATCGCCATCGGTGAATACGGAATATGCGAATCCTGCGGGGACGATATTGCCCTGAAACGGCTTGAAGCGATCCCGTGGGCCCGGCTTTGCGTGGATTGCGCCCGGGACTTCGAGCAGAGGCACGAGACGCTTCCCGAAACCACGGAGGTCTTGGCGGCCGCCAGACTCCCGGACCTGTACCACGAACTTTCCTACGAGCAGATCGTCAAGCTCATCCGCGAGCGACTGCACGCACTGAAAAACGTCGATGACTCCGACCTGCGGATATATGTACGAAGAGGGGCGGTCACTCTTGAAGGCGTGGTTCCCGGGGAAGCGGAACACCAGGCCATCCTGCGGACGCTCATGGGGGAAATGAGATTTGCCTCTGTCGTCGATCGCCTGGAAGTCGAAGAATCCCAGGTGGAGCACAACGACGACGCGAATGCGGAGGTCGAGGAGCCCGATGAAACCGAGGTGGAAGAGCTTCTCATCGAGGAAGGCGGAATAGCGGAAGGCCTTTTCGAAGGGCAAGGCGACGATTCACCCTATGCCGACGGCGACGAACGCATGTGA
- a CDS encoding DsrE/DsrF/DrsH-like family protein, with translation MAEENKPATRNSSENSDEKVSCTFICSRDTLDGAYPALILGINAARMGMESTIFYTFMGINVIRKGGGDRCRFIPPGTMGALPGMAMVATRMMEKKVEAAGIPSICELLEMAQLEGVHLVACKMTVDMMGIDPGEFLEGVEIQTAEDYLKHAVDCRINMFT, from the coding sequence ATGGCAGAAGAAAACAAACCCGCAACCCGAAACTCTTCAGAGAACTCCGACGAAAAGGTGTCCTGTACTTTCATCTGCAGCCGGGATACCCTGGACGGCGCCTATCCGGCCCTGATCCTGGGAATCAACGCGGCTCGGATGGGGATGGAGTCGACGATTTTCTACACCTTCATGGGAATCAACGTGATCCGAAAAGGCGGTGGCGACCGGTGCCGGTTCATTCCGCCGGGGACCATGGGGGCCCTGCCGGGGATGGCCATGGTTGCGACCCGGATGATGGAGAAGAAAGTCGAGGCGGCGGGTATCCCGAGTATTTGCGAGTTGCTGGAAATGGCTCAACTGGAAGGGGTTCACCTGGTGGCATGCAAAATGACGGTGGATATGATGGGAATAGACCCCGGGGAGTTCCTTGAGGGCGTCGAGATCCAGACAGCCGAAGACTACCTCAAACACGCCGTGGATTGCCGGATCAACATGTTCACGTAA
- a CDS encoding ArsR/SmtB family transcription factor encodes MDLEEIVQIETAQLQKAAEILKTVAHPVRLRIIDILEQGERSVNELCRLLNTAQPYTSQQLNLMKSKGILASRRDGNLMYYRVAHPSVVKVIHCVRQQ; translated from the coding sequence ATGGATCTCGAAGAGATTGTCCAGATCGAGACCGCTCAATTGCAGAAAGCGGCTGAAATCCTCAAGACCGTGGCTCACCCGGTGAGACTGCGGATCATAGACATCCTGGAGCAGGGCGAGCGGTCCGTGAACGAACTGTGCCGGCTGCTGAACACCGCGCAGCCATACACTTCTCAACAGTTGAACCTCATGAAATCAAAGGGAATTCTTGCCTCGCGCAGGGACGGCAACCTGATGTACTACCGCGTGGCGCACCCCAGTGTCGTGAAAGTGATTCATTGCGTGCGGCAGCAGTGA
- a CDS encoding GNAT family N-acetyltransferase encodes MEAEDSQETKKKKPNVVIRPMEIDDLAKVFHLGEKLFTAREVPNLYRTWDEYEVIALFQGDAEYCLVAEIEEEMVGFALGTTVTKSHSAWRYGYLVWLGVVPAYHGMGIASRLFNRFRDLMLESGVRMLLVDSEADNLPALRFFRKMGFRHPQQHIYLALNLDPRLRRIREKKTDGRQDGRYKLDDDD; translated from the coding sequence ATGGAGGCCGAAGACAGTCAGGAAACGAAGAAAAAGAAACCCAATGTGGTCATTCGACCCATGGAGATCGACGATCTTGCCAAGGTGTTTCACCTGGGCGAGAAATTGTTCACTGCAAGAGAAGTACCCAACCTCTATCGTACCTGGGACGAGTACGAAGTGATCGCCCTTTTCCAGGGAGATGCCGAATACTGCCTGGTGGCGGAAATCGAAGAAGAGATGGTCGGGTTTGCCCTGGGGACCACCGTCACCAAGAGCCATTCCGCCTGGCGATACGGATACCTCGTCTGGCTTGGTGTTGTCCCGGCCTATCACGGCATGGGGATTGCCTCCAGGCTTTTCAACCGGTTCCGCGACCTGATGCTGGAATCCGGCGTGCGCATGCTTTTGGTGGATTCGGAGGCGGACAACCTGCCCGCCCTTCGCTTTTTCCGCAAGATGGGCTTCCGCCACCCCCAGCAACACATCTATCTGGCGCTCAATCTCGATCCTCGCCTGCGCCGGATCCGGGAGAAGAAGACCGACGGACGCCAGGACGGCCGGTACAAACTGGATGACGATGACTAG
- a CDS encoding M20 family metallopeptidase, whose amino-acid sequence MTRNQQLVKPKRLKQLLRRLVNIYSPSGKEEEILHFLQSYLRRHGLPVELQEVDTNRHNLIVMPPDTEVLLALVGHVDTVMAHDLDHFGYEEDGDLVYGLGAADMKGGCAAMVEAFVAAWEAGRRVLPVALALVVGEEEEGDGAQKLAREYHFPWTVIGEPTDLKPCLNHYGYIEVQITATGRRVHASLANLSRNPVETVMRSVLRIGEYVAARRPDMVYNIRDLSTSRSGFAVPDRCTAFLDIHLPPSAPIGEITAEIEEVMLQQEHDSPEHSETVRFANIHSGYELPEKGAVVEALKKVYSHNAIEWSPQAFRSHSDANLFWAAGMKPLLLGPGALEKAHSPEECVSFNDVLAAARLYHDLLTALPS is encoded by the coding sequence ATGACTAGAAATCAGCAACTCGTAAAGCCGAAACGACTCAAGCAGCTTCTGCGTCGACTGGTGAACATCTACTCGCCATCCGGCAAAGAAGAGGAGATCCTCCATTTTCTACAGAGCTATCTCCGACGGCACGGACTTCCCGTGGAACTCCAGGAGGTTGACACGAATCGGCACAACCTCATCGTAATGCCGCCGGACACGGAAGTTCTCCTGGCCCTCGTCGGGCACGTGGACACGGTGATGGCCCACGATCTGGACCACTTTGGCTACGAGGAAGACGGAGATTTGGTCTACGGCCTTGGAGCGGCCGATATGAAGGGGGGATGCGCCGCCATGGTGGAAGCCTTCGTTGCGGCGTGGGAAGCGGGCCGTCGCGTTCTTCCGGTGGCGCTCGCCCTGGTGGTCGGGGAGGAGGAGGAAGGAGACGGCGCCCAGAAGCTTGCCAGGGAGTACCATTTCCCCTGGACGGTGATCGGCGAACCGACCGACCTCAAGCCATGTTTGAACCACTACGGGTACATCGAAGTCCAGATCACGGCCACCGGCAGACGCGTTCACGCATCCCTGGCCAACCTCAGCCGGAATCCGGTGGAAACCGTGATGCGTTCCGTGCTGAGAATAGGCGAATACGTGGCGGCTCGCAGACCGGACATGGTCTACAATATACGTGACCTCTCGACCTCACGCTCGGGTTTCGCCGTACCGGATCGCTGCACGGCCTTTCTCGACATCCATCTGCCCCCCTCGGCGCCCATAGGAGAAATCACGGCCGAGATTGAAGAGGTCATGCTTCAACAGGAGCATGACAGCCCGGAACACAGCGAAACCGTGCGCTTTGCCAATATTCACTCAGGATACGAGCTCCCGGAAAAGGGAGCTGTCGTGGAGGCTCTGAAGAAGGTCTATTCGCACAATGCCATCGAGTGGTCCCCTCAGGCGTTTCGGAGCCACTCCGACGCGAATCTTTTTTGGGCCGCGGGAATGAAGCCTCTCCTGCTCGGCCCCGGCGCTCTGGAAAAAGCCCACTCCCCCGAAGAATGCGTCTCCTTCAATGATGTTCTCGCCGCAGCGAGGCTCTATCACGATCTGCTGACGGCGTTACCCTCCTGA
- a CDS encoding NlpC/P60 family N-terminal domain-containing protein: MVTGSFGSFVGLPRTAFAWLVLPFCLWACGSTPAVIRDVEVHPQDALHYLDGTASEVVIDADRHAALDREFDRRYFAPWHRQQPVYSRSDMEKELLKFRKNPGFGENKRAHAPDWIESMAARANLEHYPDAGFAGVTVVNSDLRLLPTHRPHFDSADGAGTGYPFDNLQNSALHANTPVFVSHRSADKAWVFVESHSGFGWLPARDVARVDEAFVAQWENRRLITVLEDESAVFDEKGMFLFSANAGALFPLSDEDADAYRVFVAVPDENRNAEIRGSRLLKTHARVKPLPLTRRNIAAVANIFLNKPYGWGGIYQNRDCSSTLKDLFTPFGIWLPRHSSDQALHGGYYMDLSGLDPTAKERAIIRDGSPYLSLLWLKGHIMLYLGTFQGQPLVLHNMWGVRTRRLLQREGRLIIGRAVITTLRPGSELRELDRSGGGLLDKLRGMTLLITPPTPVNKE, from the coding sequence ATGGTTACTGGCAGTTTCGGTTCTTTCGTCGGACTCCCGCGAACAGCGTTCGCCTGGCTTGTCCTCCCCTTCTGTCTCTGGGCCTGTGGAAGCACGCCGGCGGTCATACGAGACGTCGAGGTTCACCCGCAGGATGCCCTTCATTACCTGGATGGGACCGCATCGGAGGTGGTGATCGACGCCGATCGGCACGCCGCCCTCGACCGGGAATTCGACCGTCGGTATTTTGCTCCCTGGCATCGGCAACAACCGGTTTATTCCCGATCGGACATGGAAAAGGAGCTTCTGAAGTTTCGAAAGAACCCCGGATTCGGCGAGAACAAGCGAGCGCATGCCCCCGACTGGATCGAATCCATGGCCGCCCGCGCCAATCTTGAGCATTATCCCGACGCAGGCTTTGCCGGCGTCACCGTGGTCAACTCCGACCTCCGCCTTCTTCCCACCCACAGACCTCACTTCGACAGCGCCGACGGAGCCGGGACCGGCTATCCCTTCGACAATCTGCAGAACTCCGCCCTTCATGCCAACACACCCGTTTTCGTCAGCCACCGGTCCGCGGATAAAGCGTGGGTCTTCGTCGAATCCCATTCCGGATTCGGGTGGCTCCCCGCCAGGGACGTTGCCCGCGTGGACGAGGCTTTTGTCGCGCAGTGGGAGAACCGTCGGCTCATAACGGTTCTTGAAGACGAGTCTGCCGTCTTTGACGAAAAAGGCATGTTCCTGTTCAGTGCCAACGCGGGTGCGCTTTTCCCCCTGTCCGACGAGGACGCCGACGCGTACCGGGTCTTCGTCGCCGTACCCGACGAAAACCGCAATGCCGAAATCCGCGGCAGCCGCCTGCTTAAAACCCACGCCCGGGTGAAGCCTCTGCCCTTGACACGCCGCAATATCGCCGCCGTGGCCAATATTTTTCTCAACAAGCCTTACGGGTGGGGCGGAATCTATCAGAACCGCGACTGCTCCTCGACGCTCAAAGACCTCTTTACACCGTTCGGGATCTGGCTTCCGCGCCATTCTTCCGACCAGGCCCTCCACGGGGGATACTACATGGATTTGAGCGGCCTCGATCCCACGGCGAAAGAACGCGCCATCATCCGGGACGGTTCGCCTTACCTGAGCCTGCTGTGGCTCAAGGGTCACATCATGCTCTACCTTGGAACCTTCCAGGGGCAACCGCTTGTGCTGCACAACATGTGGGGCGTCAGAACGCGGCGCCTTTTGCAGCGTGAGGGAAGGCTGATCATCGGCCGTGCAGTCATCACAACCTTACGACCCGGATCGGAGCTCCGCGAGCTGGACCGGTCCGGGGGCGGCCTTCTCGACAAGCTACGCGGCATGACGCTTCTGATCACCCCTCCCACTCCCGTCAATAAGGAATGA